The Nocardioides salarius genome includes a region encoding these proteins:
- a CDS encoding phytoene desaturase family protein, with translation MSTSSPGHDAVVIGAGHNGLVAANLLADAGWSVLVVEQQDQVGGAVRSDTEVHPGFVHDTFSAFYPFAAASPVISGLGLEQHGLRWRHPPAPLGHPFPDGGWALVHPDRHDTAAGLDAEHPGDGEAWLDLCRTWDRVGEPLLSAMLDPFPPVRGGARLLSRLPRAGGLHLVRELLTPAATFGASRFGGRGARTLIAGSAGHADIPLDSTGSGAFGLIMTMLAQSVGFPVPEGGAGRLTEAMARRLESRGGRVVLGTEVESVEVRGGRAVAVRTREGERYAARRAVVADVSAPLLYGRLLDPDDLPSRVARGMDSFELDPATVKVDWALSGPIPWASGPAVAPGSFHVGDSLSQLQGSLAEVAAGGVPQRPFLLAGQMTTSDPTRSPAGTESLWAYTHVPQSVGARWGRDDVERFGDRVEARIEELAPGFGSRVLARRVLGPRDLQERNASLVGGAVNGGTSQLHQMLVLRPVPGLGRPETGIGGLYLGSSSAHPSGGVHGAPGANAARAALLHHRLHSPVRAGAGLLARLDRSSAPDG, from the coding sequence GTGAGCACCTCGAGCCCCGGTCACGACGCGGTCGTCATCGGCGCCGGCCACAACGGCCTGGTCGCCGCCAACCTCCTGGCCGACGCCGGCTGGTCGGTGCTGGTCGTCGAGCAGCAGGACCAGGTCGGCGGAGCGGTGCGCAGCGACACCGAGGTGCACCCGGGGTTCGTGCACGACACCTTCAGCGCCTTCTACCCCTTCGCGGCCGCCTCGCCCGTGATCTCCGGCCTGGGCCTCGAGCAGCACGGCCTGCGCTGGCGGCACCCACCTGCTCCCCTGGGCCACCCGTTCCCCGACGGCGGATGGGCCCTGGTGCACCCCGACCGGCACGACACCGCGGCCGGCCTCGACGCCGAGCACCCCGGTGACGGCGAGGCGTGGCTCGACCTGTGCCGCACCTGGGACCGGGTGGGCGAGCCCCTGCTGTCGGCGATGCTGGACCCCTTCCCGCCGGTGCGCGGGGGCGCCCGGCTGCTCTCGCGACTGCCCCGCGCGGGCGGCCTGCACCTGGTCCGCGAGCTGCTCACCCCGGCCGCGACCTTCGGTGCCTCCCGGTTCGGTGGTCGCGGCGCCCGCACCCTGATCGCGGGCAGCGCGGGCCACGCCGACATCCCGCTCGACTCCACGGGGTCGGGTGCCTTCGGGCTGATCATGACGATGCTCGCCCAGAGCGTCGGCTTCCCCGTGCCCGAGGGCGGTGCCGGCCGGCTCACCGAGGCGATGGCCCGTCGTCTGGAGTCGCGCGGTGGCCGCGTGGTGCTGGGCACCGAGGTCGAGTCCGTCGAGGTGCGGGGCGGCCGGGCCGTGGCGGTGCGCACCCGTGAGGGCGAGCGCTACGCCGCCCGCCGCGCCGTGGTCGCCGACGTCTCGGCGCCGCTGCTCTACGGCCGCCTCCTCGACCCCGACGACCTGCCCTCCCGGGTCGCACGGGGCATGGACTCCTTCGAGCTCGACCCCGCCACGGTGAAGGTCGACTGGGCGCTGTCGGGGCCGATCCCCTGGGCCAGCGGGCCCGCGGTCGCACCGGGCTCCTTCCACGTGGGTGACTCGCTCTCGCAGCTGCAGGGCTCCCTGGCCGAGGTGGCCGCCGGCGGGGTGCCGCAGCGCCCCTTCCTGCTCGCCGGGCAGATGACCACCAGCGACCCCACCCGCAGCCCGGCCGGCACCGAGTCGCTGTGGGCCTACACCCACGTGCCCCAGTCGGTGGGCGCCCGGTGGGGCCGCGACGACGTGGAGCGCTTCGGCGACCGCGTCGAGGCCCGCATCGAGGAGCTCGCCCCGGGCTTCGGCTCCCGCGTGCTCGCCCGCCGCGTGCTGGGCCCGCGCGACCTGCAGGAGCGCAACGCCAGCCTGGTCGGCGGGGCGGTCAACGGCGGCACCTCCCAGCTGCACCAGATGCTGGTCCTGCGCCCGGTCCCCGGCCTGGGGCGCCCCGAGACCGGGATCGGCGGTCTCTACCTGGGCTCGAGCTCCGCACACCCGAGCGGCGGGGTCCACGGCGCCCCGGGCGCCAACGCGGCCCGCGCCGCGCTGCTGCACCACCGGCTCCACTCCCCCGTGCGTGCCGGGGCCGGGCTCCTGGCCCGCCTCGACCGGTCGAGCGCCCCCGACGGGTGA
- a CDS encoding PAS domain-containing sensor histidine kinase: MTQRDGGAVAVLGRSVVPTSSTSTTGRAGRWQLRVAFLLGLVALLGLAAVRAAPDDSHVIGIWPVGAATGVLVLAPRRHAPVLLGAVLLVALLTLSLAQRPAEVVVGYTATIVLETWVVSRLLLAGGEGPWRLVSDADLRRYLGAGLLGGLFGLAGGALTSAATGFGEPGFVGLALGASHLASQLVFTPLWARLPGHGPIAHRPERVLQWGLVLLLAPAVLAPTLFPPVAFLLIPLLAWSALRVSPREALAQLVVVLALAVVMTTAGRGPFADVLVLLDLPRDARAVLLAAYAATCALIVVPLLLRVGESVEAARAAAAERDTLGRIVQSATGMAIVGADREGRITLFNPGAERLLGWAAEEVTGLPTRVLHSTGQVSAKARELGVADDFASVSARMLEPDMAGADMGFVRKDGTERMHSMTLGRITDEAGRVLGYVSTSEDVTDRVAAEDALREALARMQEVDAVKDAFVSSVSHELRTPITSIQGYLELLGDGSFGDLSEQQRSAVAKVAANSERLLTLIDDLLTLSRVQESGLGLERKVLDLGDVVRAGCGVVSPGGERAGVPIAVEVPGVPVPFLGDRDMLERVVINLVGNAVKFTPRGGRVEVVLRRNEQGSTITVVDTGIGIPRAEQERLFTRFFRSSLAQAQAIPGSGLGLSIAHSVVTQHGGTLRAESEPGAGTTFVLELPAMA, translated from the coding sequence ATGACCCAGCGCGACGGGGGAGCCGTCGCCGTCCTGGGAAGGAGCGTCGTGCCGACGAGCTCGACGAGCACCACCGGCCGGGCTGGGCGTTGGCAGCTCCGTGTGGCGTTCCTGCTGGGCCTGGTCGCGCTGCTCGGGCTGGCTGCCGTGCGGGCGGCTCCCGACGACTCGCACGTGATCGGCATCTGGCCCGTCGGTGCGGCGACGGGGGTGCTGGTCCTCGCCCCGCGCCGGCACGCGCCCGTCCTGCTGGGGGCGGTGCTGCTCGTCGCGCTGCTCACCCTCTCGCTCGCGCAGCGCCCGGCCGAGGTCGTGGTGGGCTACACGGCGACGATCGTGCTGGAGACCTGGGTGGTCTCCCGCCTCCTGCTGGCAGGCGGGGAGGGACCGTGGCGACTGGTCTCCGACGCCGACCTGCGCCGCTACCTCGGCGCCGGCCTGCTCGGTGGCCTCTTCGGCCTGGCCGGCGGAGCGCTGACCTCCGCCGCGACCGGCTTCGGCGAGCCGGGCTTCGTCGGCCTGGCGCTGGGCGCCTCGCACCTGGCCTCCCAGCTCGTGTTCACGCCCCTGTGGGCCCGGCTGCCCGGCCACGGTCCCATCGCCCACCGGCCCGAGCGGGTGCTGCAGTGGGGGCTGGTGCTCCTCCTCGCGCCGGCGGTGCTGGCCCCCACGCTCTTCCCCCCGGTGGCCTTCCTGCTGATCCCGCTGCTGGCCTGGAGCGCCCTGCGGGTCAGCCCGCGCGAGGCGCTGGCCCAGCTGGTCGTGGTGCTGGCCCTGGCGGTGGTGATGACGACCGCCGGCCGCGGCCCCTTCGCCGACGTGCTGGTGCTGCTCGACCTGCCGCGCGACGCCCGCGCCGTGCTGCTGGCGGCGTACGCCGCGACCTGCGCGTTGATCGTGGTGCCGCTGCTGCTGCGCGTGGGCGAGAGCGTCGAGGCGGCTCGAGCCGCAGCCGCCGAGCGCGACACCCTCGGCCGGATCGTGCAGAGCGCCACCGGGATGGCCATCGTCGGCGCCGACCGCGAGGGTCGCATCACCCTCTTCAACCCGGGCGCCGAGCGGCTGCTGGGCTGGGCGGCCGAGGAGGTCACCGGGCTGCCGACGCGGGTCCTGCACAGCACCGGGCAGGTCAGCGCCAAGGCGCGCGAGCTGGGCGTCGCCGACGACTTCGCCAGCGTGTCGGCGCGGATGCTCGAGCCCGACATGGCCGGGGCCGACATGGGCTTCGTGCGCAAGGACGGCACCGAGCGGATGCACTCGATGACGCTGGGGCGCATCACCGACGAGGCGGGCCGGGTGCTGGGCTACGTCAGCACCAGCGAGGACGTCACCGACCGGGTGGCCGCCGAGGACGCGCTGCGCGAGGCGCTGGCGCGCATGCAGGAGGTCGACGCCGTCAAGGACGCGTTCGTCTCCAGCGTCAGCCACGAGCTGCGCACCCCGATCACCAGCATCCAGGGCTACCTGGAGCTCCTCGGCGACGGCTCCTTCGGCGACCTCTCCGAGCAGCAGCGCTCAGCGGTGGCCAAGGTGGCGGCCAACAGCGAGCGGCTGCTCACGCTCATCGACGACCTGCTCACCCTCTCGCGGGTCCAGGAGTCGGGCCTGGGTCTCGAGCGCAAGGTGCTCGACCTGGGCGACGTCGTGCGGGCGGGGTGCGGGGTGGTCTCGCCCGGCGGCGAGCGAGCCGGCGTGCCGATCGCCGTCGAGGTGCCCGGCGTGCCGGTGCCCTTCCTCGGCGACCGCGACATGCTCGAGCGGGTGGTGATCAACCTGGTCGGCAACGCCGTGAAGTTCACCCCGCGCGGCGGGAGGGTCGAGGTGGTCCTGCGCCGGAACGAGCAGGGCAGCACGATCACCGTCGTCGACACCGGCATCGGGATCCCGCGCGCCGAGCAGGAACGGCTCTTCACCCGCTTCTTCCGCTCCTCGCTGGCCCAGGCGCAGGCGATCCCGGGCAGCGGCCTGGGCCTCTCGATCGCGCACTCCGTGGTGACCCAGCACGGCGGCACGCTGCGCGCCGAGTCGGAGCCGGGCGCCGGCACCACCTTCGTGCTGGAGCTGCCGGCGATGGCCTGA
- a CDS encoding MFS transporter produces the protein MPSLTTSSFSTLRRRGDERVTFAVLAVAVASFVMLQSLVVPVLAQIQVEYRTDQATVTWVLTAYLLSASIATPLVGRLGDAVGKRRVLVVALALLTLGSALAALAPTIGWLIAARVVQGVGGGVMPLAFGVIRDEFSPARVNGALSVMASLTAVGFGVGIVAAGPVVDTLGFTWLFWLPMIATALAGAGALLLVPESPVRTPGRLPVLPAVLLAGWLVCLLLGVSQGNVWGWGSGRVLGLLVAAAVLLVAWVRVETRVPVPLIDMTMMRQRGVWTANAVAAFVGFGMFASFGFLPQFLQSPVETGYGFGASISESAALLLPSAVASFLVGFVTARLVRRLGARTVIVAGTLGNAVAFASVALFHDHTWQLYLATTLQGLSSGFVFSSLAGVVIGAVPAHQTGVASGMNANIRTIGGAVGSAVMAGILTADVLASGYPTEQAYVVGFLVLAGAMALAALAGARIPDSRGRRTASALADADNAELGNVPAAPAR, from the coding sequence GTGCCGTCGCTCACGACGTCGTCGTTCTCGACCCTGCGCCGGCGCGGCGACGAGCGCGTCACCTTCGCCGTCCTGGCGGTGGCGGTGGCGTCGTTCGTGATGCTGCAGTCGCTGGTGGTGCCGGTGCTGGCCCAGATCCAGGTCGAGTACCGCACCGACCAGGCCACCGTCACCTGGGTGCTGACCGCCTACCTGCTCTCGGCCTCCATCGCCACGCCGCTGGTCGGTCGCCTGGGCGACGCGGTCGGCAAGCGCCGCGTCCTGGTCGTCGCCCTGGCCCTGCTCACCCTCGGCTCCGCACTCGCGGCGCTCGCCCCCACCATCGGCTGGTTGATCGCCGCCCGCGTCGTCCAGGGCGTCGGCGGCGGCGTGATGCCGCTGGCCTTCGGCGTCATCCGCGACGAGTTCTCCCCCGCCCGCGTCAACGGCGCGCTGAGCGTGATGGCCTCGCTGACCGCCGTCGGCTTCGGCGTCGGCATCGTGGCGGCCGGCCCGGTGGTCGACACGCTCGGCTTCACCTGGCTCTTCTGGCTGCCGATGATCGCCACCGCGCTGGCCGGCGCGGGCGCCCTGCTGCTGGTGCCGGAGTCACCGGTGCGCACCCCCGGTCGCCTGCCGGTGCTGCCCGCGGTGCTGCTGGCCGGGTGGCTCGTCTGCCTCCTGCTGGGCGTCAGCCAGGGCAACGTGTGGGGCTGGGGCTCCGGACGGGTGCTGGGCCTCCTCGTCGCCGCGGCGGTCCTGCTGGTCGCCTGGGTGCGCGTCGAGACCCGCGTGCCCGTGCCGCTGATCGACATGACGATGATGCGCCAGCGCGGCGTGTGGACCGCCAACGCGGTCGCCGCCTTCGTCGGCTTCGGCATGTTCGCCTCCTTCGGCTTCCTGCCCCAGTTCCTGCAGAGCCCCGTCGAGACCGGCTACGGCTTCGGCGCCTCGATCAGCGAGTCGGCGGCGCTGCTGCTGCCCTCGGCGGTCGCCAGCTTCCTGGTCGGCTTCGTCACCGCGCGCCTGGTGCGCCGCCTGGGAGCACGCACCGTGATCGTGGCCGGCACCCTCGGCAACGCCGTCGCCTTCGCCTCGGTGGCCCTCTTCCACGACCACACCTGGCAGCTCTACCTGGCCACCACCCTGCAGGGCCTCAGCTCGGGGTTCGTCTTCTCGTCCCTGGCCGGCGTGGTCATCGGCGCCGTGCCCGCGCACCAGACCGGGGTGGCCAGCGGCATGAACGCCAACATCCGCACCATCGGCGGCGCGGTCGGGTCGGCGGTGATGGCCGGCATCCTGACCGCCGACGTGCTGGCCTCGGGCTACCCGACCGAGCAGGCCTACGTCGTCGGCTTCCTCGTGCTCGCCGGCGCGATGGCGCTCGCCGCCCTGGCCGGCGCCCGCATCCCCGACTCCCGCGGGCGGCGCACGGCCAGCGCCCTGGCCGACGCCGACAACGCCGAGCTGGGCAACGTCCCCGCGGCTCCCGCACGCTAG
- a CDS encoding pirin family protein has product MPAITVDDLTTLARLGSPGLGDQPRPVLQVSTAPQGHEGEGFPVRRAFAGIDLALLDPFIMMDQMGEVEYAPGEPRGTAWHPHRGFETVTYMIDGVFDHRDSHGGGGSITNGDTQWMTAGSGLLHIETPSEWLVQSGGLFHGIQLWVNLPRSAKMSDPRYQDIRSGEVRLLTTPDAGALVRVIAGTVDGHAGPGATYTPMSLVHATVEPGARLDLPWDVEHNALVYVLSGQGSVGVEGRPVRTGQTAVLGAGDYLSVSADARQDSRTPALDVVVLGGRPIREALAWAGPFVMNTRAEVMEAYQDFQSGRFGHVPA; this is encoded by the coding sequence ATGCCCGCGATCACCGTCGACGACCTCACCACCCTGGCCCGGCTGGGCTCGCCCGGCCTCGGCGACCAGCCCCGCCCGGTGCTGCAGGTCAGCACCGCGCCCCAGGGCCACGAGGGGGAGGGGTTCCCGGTGCGCCGGGCCTTCGCCGGCATCGACCTCGCGCTCCTCGACCCGTTCATCATGATGGACCAGATGGGCGAGGTGGAGTACGCGCCGGGCGAGCCGCGCGGCACCGCCTGGCACCCCCACCGCGGCTTCGAGACCGTGACCTACATGATCGACGGCGTCTTCGACCACCGCGACTCCCACGGGGGCGGCGGGTCGATCACCAACGGCGACACCCAGTGGATGACCGCCGGCTCCGGGCTGCTGCACATCGAGACGCCGTCCGAGTGGCTGGTGCAGTCCGGCGGGCTCTTCCACGGCATCCAGCTGTGGGTGAACCTGCCGCGCAGCGCCAAGATGAGCGACCCGCGCTACCAGGACATCCGCTCCGGCGAGGTCCGGCTGCTGACGACGCCCGACGCGGGGGCGCTGGTCCGCGTCATCGCCGGCACCGTGGACGGGCACGCCGGCCCGGGTGCGACGTACACGCCGATGAGCCTGGTGCACGCCACCGTCGAGCCGGGGGCCCGTCTCGACCTGCCGTGGGACGTCGAGCACAACGCGCTGGTCTACGTGCTCAGCGGCCAGGGGTCGGTCGGGGTCGAGGGGCGTCCGGTGCGCACCGGCCAGACCGCCGTGCTCGGTGCCGGCGACTACCTCAGCGTCAGCGCCGACGCCCGCCAGGACAGCCGTACGCCGGCCCTCGACGTGGTCGTCCTGGGCGGCCGGCCGATCCGCGAGGCGCTCGCGTGGGCCGGTCCGTTCGTGATGAACACCCGCGCCGAGGTGATGGAGGCCTACCAGGACTTCCAGAGCGGTCGCTTCGGCCACGTCCCGGCCTGA
- a CDS encoding GNAT family N-acetyltransferase produces MVDRSPAALVRAEHDDPRVVAAVRRYVAELDERFPGGFAVTASDLVDPGGHYLLAVLDDRVVGVGGVRALPGTDGVPTAEVKRMWVDATARGAGLGRLLLGGLEQLALDLGHRRVLLDTNLALGEAVALYERSGYERVERYNDNPYAQAFFAKDLGGTA; encoded by the coding sequence GTGGTCGACCGGTCCCCTGCCGCCCTCGTGCGCGCCGAGCACGACGACCCCCGGGTCGTCGCGGCGGTGCGTCGCTACGTCGCCGAGCTCGACGAGCGCTTCCCGGGCGGCTTCGCGGTCACCGCGTCCGACCTCGTCGACCCCGGCGGTCACTACCTGCTCGCGGTGCTCGACGACCGCGTGGTGGGGGTGGGCGGCGTGCGGGCGCTGCCGGGGACCGACGGTGTGCCCACCGCGGAGGTCAAGCGGATGTGGGTCGACGCCACCGCCCGCGGCGCCGGCCTGGGCCGGCTGCTGCTGGGCGGGCTCGAGCAGCTCGCCCTCGACCTGGGTCACCGCCGGGTGCTGCTCGACACGAACCTGGCTCTGGGCGAGGCCGTCGCGCTCTACGAGCGCTCGGGCTACGAGCGTGTGGAGCGCTACAACGACAACCCCTACGCCCAGGCCTTCTTCGCCAAGGACCTGGGCGGCACCGCCTGA
- a CDS encoding phytoene desaturase family protein, with protein MSPASPSRTHYDVAVVGGGHNGLTAAAYLARAGLSVLVLERLDHTGGAAVSAPAFSGHDVRLSRYSYLVSVMPDELVRDLDLDVRLTSRRTASYTPTLRGGTPGGLMVQRPEGEETARSFRELTGGDDEYAAWCDFYAGVGRLAEVLAPTLLAPLPHERELREQVDPAVWRDVVERPLAEAIERRFADDTVRGVVGTDALIGTFASLHDPSLVQNRCFLYHLIGNGTGEWRVPVGGMGAVTDALARAAVGAGAEVLTSAGVSAIRPSDGSPTEVDVHTGEGPRTVTATTVLANVAPWVLRILLGEPEDAASKPVGAQLKINLLLDRLPRLRSGVDPEVAFAGTLHVAEDYTQIERAYADAAAGRVPTQMPGEVYCHSLSDPSILGSAAPGTHTMTYFGLHTPATLFEHDGAAAKALAVERALAALDEHLVEPIASVVARDAEGNPCIEAKIPQDIEADLAMPGGHIFHGDLDWPWAPSRARLDTPAQRWGVATGVDQVLLCGSGSRRGGAVSGLGGHHAAHAVLEAR; from the coding sequence ATGAGCCCGGCCTCCCCCTCGCGCACCCACTACGACGTCGCCGTGGTCGGCGGTGGCCACAACGGCCTGACCGCTGCCGCCTACCTGGCCCGCGCCGGCCTCTCGGTGCTCGTGCTCGAGCGTCTCGACCACACCGGCGGCGCCGCGGTGTCGGCACCCGCCTTCAGCGGCCACGACGTGCGGCTCTCGCGCTACTCCTACCTGGTCTCGGTGATGCCCGACGAGCTGGTGCGCGACCTCGACCTCGACGTGCGGCTCACCTCGCGCCGCACCGCGTCGTACACGCCGACCCTGCGTGGCGGCACGCCCGGCGGCCTGATGGTGCAGCGGCCGGAGGGCGAGGAGACCGCGCGCTCGTTCCGCGAGCTCACCGGCGGCGACGACGAGTACGCCGCGTGGTGCGACTTCTACGCCGGGGTCGGTCGGCTCGCCGAGGTGCTCGCCCCGACGCTGCTCGCTCCCCTGCCGCACGAGCGTGAGCTGCGCGAGCAGGTCGACCCGGCGGTCTGGCGTGACGTCGTGGAGCGTCCGCTGGCCGAGGCCATCGAGCGCCGCTTCGCCGACGACACCGTGCGCGGGGTGGTCGGCACCGACGCGCTCATCGGCACCTTCGCGTCGCTGCACGACCCCTCGCTGGTGCAGAACCGGTGCTTCCTCTACCACCTGATCGGCAACGGCACCGGCGAGTGGCGGGTGCCGGTCGGGGGCATGGGCGCGGTGACCGACGCGCTGGCGCGGGCGGCCGTGGGGGCCGGGGCCGAGGTGCTCACCTCGGCCGGGGTCTCCGCCATCCGTCCCAGTGACGGGTCGCCCACCGAGGTCGACGTGCACACCGGCGAGGGCCCGCGCACCGTCACGGCCACCACGGTGCTGGCCAACGTGGCGCCCTGGGTGCTGCGCATCCTGCTCGGCGAACCCGAGGACGCCGCCTCCAAGCCGGTGGGCGCGCAGCTGAAGATCAACCTGCTCCTCGACCGGCTGCCGCGGCTGCGCTCGGGGGTCGACCCCGAGGTGGCGTTCGCCGGCACGCTGCACGTGGCCGAGGACTACACCCAGATCGAGCGCGCCTACGCCGACGCCGCCGCCGGGCGGGTGCCCACCCAGATGCCGGGCGAGGTGTACTGCCACTCGCTGAGCGACCCCTCGATCCTGGGCTCGGCCGCCCCGGGCACGCACACGATGACCTACTTCGGGTTGCACACGCCCGCCACGCTCTTCGAGCACGACGGCGCGGCCGCGAAGGCGCTGGCGGTCGAACGGGCCCTGGCCGCTCTCGACGAGCACCTGGTCGAGCCGATCGCGTCGGTCGTGGCGCGTGACGCCGAGGGGAACCCGTGCATCGAGGCGAAGATCCCCCAGGACATCGAGGCCGACCTCGCCATGCCGGGCGGGCACATCTTCCACGGCGACCTCGACTGGCCGTGGGCGCCCTCCCGCGCCCGGCTCGACACCCCCGCCCAGCGGTGGGGCGTGGCGACCGGCGTCGACCAGGTCCTGCTCTGCGGATCGGGAAGCCGCCGCGGCGGCGCGGTCTCCGGGCTCGGCGGCCACCACGCCGCCCACGCCGTGCTCGAGGCCCGTTGA
- a CDS encoding MauE/DoxX family redox-associated membrane protein translates to MSDAVKEWIGLLARLATGGVWIAAGAVKLPDPGASVAAVRAYDLLPEAVLPTVGQLLPVLEVVIGLALVLGLLTRGASVVSAVLFVAFIVAIASVWARGMTIDCGCFGGGGSDPDAASKYPWEIARDTALLAASVYLVALPRTRWALDNFFLAPRPASPHDIDTIHDHHDTIHDGHPSHEGER, encoded by the coding sequence GTGAGCGACGCGGTCAAGGAGTGGATCGGGCTGCTGGCGCGCCTGGCGACCGGGGGTGTCTGGATCGCCGCCGGTGCGGTGAAGCTGCCCGACCCGGGTGCGTCCGTGGCCGCGGTGCGGGCCTACGACCTGCTGCCCGAGGCGGTCTTGCCCACGGTGGGCCAGCTGCTGCCCGTCCTCGAGGTGGTGATCGGGCTGGCGCTGGTGCTGGGCCTGCTCACGCGGGGCGCCTCGGTCGTCTCCGCCGTGCTGTTCGTCGCCTTCATCGTCGCCATCGCCTCGGTCTGGGCGCGCGGCATGACCATCGACTGCGGCTGCTTCGGAGGCGGTGGCAGCGACCCCGACGCGGCGTCGAAGTACCCCTGGGAGATCGCGCGCGACACCGCCCTGCTGGCGGCCTCGGTCTACCTGGTCGCGCTGCCGCGCACCCGCTGGGCGCTCGACAACTTCTTCCTCGCCCCGCGACCGGCGAGCCCCCACGACATCGACACCATTCACGACCACCACGACACCATCCACGACGGCCACCCGAGCCACGAGGGAGAACGATGA
- the orn gene encoding oligoribonuclease, with protein sequence MSDRLVWIDCEMTGLDLGADALIEVAALVTDFDLNVLGEGVDIIIKPPAEAMEQMIPFVREMHEKSGLLVELEQGVSLAEAEERVLAHIKEHCPDGSRPPLAGNTVATDRAFLARDMATLESFLHYRIVDVSSIKELSRRWYPRAYYAAPEKRGNHRALADIQESIEELRYYREAVFVAPPGPDSATAKEVAARHGGSITGLAEPS encoded by the coding sequence ATGAGTGACCGACTGGTGTGGATCGACTGCGAGATGACCGGCCTGGACCTGGGCGCCGACGCCCTGATCGAGGTCGCCGCGCTGGTCACCGACTTCGACCTCAACGTGCTCGGCGAGGGGGTGGACATCATCATCAAGCCGCCGGCCGAGGCGATGGAGCAGATGATCCCCTTCGTCCGCGAGATGCACGAGAAGTCCGGCCTGCTCGTCGAGCTCGAGCAGGGCGTGAGCCTGGCCGAGGCCGAGGAGCGGGTCCTGGCCCACATCAAGGAGCACTGCCCCGACGGCAGCCGCCCGCCGCTGGCGGGCAACACCGTCGCGACCGACCGGGCGTTCCTGGCCCGTGACATGGCCACGCTGGAGTCGTTCCTGCACTACCGGATCGTCGACGTCTCCTCGATCAAGGAGCTGTCGCGGCGCTGGTACCCGCGGGCCTACTACGCCGCTCCGGAGAAGCGCGGGAACCACCGGGCCCTGGCCGACATCCAGGAGAGCATCGAGGAGCTGCGCTACTACCGCGAGGCCGTCTTCGTCGCGCCCCCCGGCCCCGACAGCGCCACCGCCAAGGAGGTCGCCGCGCGCCACGGCGGCTCGATCACCGGTCTCGCCGAGCCCTCCTGA
- a CDS encoding sensor histidine kinase, with product MAHQRGTSDVPVGPAGLADQAHQADQATAERALTALQTVTDADISDLLALAADLTGVEVAALAVADADAFHYPVTVGTDPFTTPYAEALCRRAQGVPGLFEVPDTALDPHLRDSPLVTGEVAAVRFYASAPLTTAAGQEVGRFCLFSTSPRRLDDEQRRVLATLAVAANRILELRLRRLAPTQPPTADVVAVAAQISHDLQSPLATLTMSLGMLEGGGLDTVTQSSVLAMAARSVERMRGMVEATLRLHDLAHEPPRHEVVDLRPLVEQLVSDEADQWQRCGGSVDVGALPAALGDPAQVTLVLQNLLQNARKFARPGHPPQVTVRATREGDLVRVTVRDDGVGIAPERHARVFDLFARAGDAQGHGIGLATVARIVHAHGGRCGVEDLPPGAGAGLWFELPGA from the coding sequence ATGGCGCACCAGCGCGGCACCAGCGACGTCCCGGTCGGCCCGGCCGGCCTGGCCGACCAGGCCCACCAGGCCGACCAGGCCACGGCCGAGCGCGCGCTGACCGCGCTGCAGACCGTCACCGACGCCGACATCTCCGACCTGCTGGCCCTGGCCGCGGACCTCACCGGGGTCGAGGTCGCCGCACTGGCGGTCGCCGACGCCGACGCCTTCCACTACCCCGTCACCGTCGGCACCGATCCCTTCACCACGCCGTACGCCGAGGCCCTGTGCCGGCGCGCGCAGGGCGTGCCCGGTCTGTTCGAGGTGCCCGACACGGCACTCGACCCGCACCTGCGCGACTCGCCCCTGGTCACGGGCGAGGTGGCCGCGGTGCGCTTCTACGCCTCGGCACCGCTGACCACGGCGGCCGGGCAGGAGGTCGGCCGCTTCTGCCTCTTCAGCACCAGCCCGCGGCGGCTCGACGACGAGCAGCGCCGGGTGCTGGCGACGCTCGCGGTCGCCGCGAACCGGATCCTCGAGCTGCGGCTGCGCCGCCTGGCCCCGACCCAGCCCCCGACCGCTGACGTCGTGGCGGTCGCCGCCCAGATCAGCCACGACCTGCAGTCCCCGCTGGCCACCCTCACCATGAGCCTGGGGATGCTGGAGGGCGGCGGCCTCGACACCGTGACGCAGTCGTCGGTGCTGGCGATGGCCGCACGCTCGGTGGAACGGATGCGGGGCATGGTCGAGGCCACGCTGCGCCTGCACGACCTGGCCCACGAGCCACCGCGCCACGAGGTGGTCGACCTGCGCCCGCTGGTCGAGCAGCTGGTCTCCGACGAGGCCGACCAGTGGCAGCGCTGCGGCGGCAGCGTCGACGTCGGCGCGCTGCCCGCGGCCCTCGGCGACCCCGCCCAGGTGACGCTGGTGCTGCAGAACCTGCTCCAGAACGCCCGCAAGTTCGCCCGCCCCGGACACCCGCCGCAGGTGACGGTGCGCGCGACCCGCGAGGGCGACCTGGTGCGCGTCACCGTGCGGGACGACGGCGTGGGCATCGCACCGGAGCGGCACGCACGGGTCTTCGACCTCTTCGCCCGCGCCGGCGACGCGCAGGGCCACGGGATCGGCCTGGCCACGGTCGCCCGCATCGTGCACGCCCACGGCGGCCGGTGCGGCGTCGAGGACCTCCCGCCCGGCGCGGGCGCCGGCCTGTGGTTCGAGCTGCCCGGGGCCTGA